From the genome of Amycolatopsis sp. NBC_01488, one region includes:
- a CDS encoding NRAMP family divalent metal transporter has protein sequence MNKKFLAITLGILTAVGGFVDIGDLVESGVVGARYGMALVWVTVLGVLGICVYADMSGRVVAVSGRPVFDLIRERLGPRMALLNLVGSFLTTLLTVSAEIGGVAITIELASGVDRLVWVLPIGVLIWLVVWKVGFLKMETGFGLAGLAIGVFAVAVFFLHPDWSSLGAQIAGFAPPPDQALPTYAYHAVALFASAMTPYEVFFFSSGGVEEGWTVKDLPVQRANVLLGFPLGGLLALAVMACAAVVLFPAGVDVSQVSQIVLPVTLALGTAGLVIVLIGIFAATFGAALETGLSSGYMLAQYFGWDWGKRRRPRNAARFHVTVGAGLLLAVLVVQTGIDPVELTEVSLIFSAVTLPLTYLPVLIVANDREYLGEQANRHFSNILGIGMLVVIAVAALAAIPLMIFTGVGQ, from the coding sequence GTGAACAAGAAGTTCCTCGCCATCACCCTCGGCATCCTCACCGCCGTCGGCGGGTTCGTCGACATCGGCGACCTGGTCGAGAGCGGCGTCGTCGGCGCGCGCTACGGGATGGCCCTGGTCTGGGTGACTGTGCTCGGCGTGCTCGGCATCTGCGTCTACGCCGACATGTCCGGGCGGGTCGTCGCGGTGTCCGGGCGCCCGGTGTTCGATCTGATCCGCGAACGCCTCGGGCCGCGCATGGCGCTGCTGAACCTCGTCGGATCGTTCTTGACCACGCTGCTGACGGTGAGCGCGGAGATCGGCGGCGTCGCGATCACCATCGAGCTCGCCTCCGGGGTGGACCGGCTGGTCTGGGTGCTGCCGATCGGCGTGCTCATTTGGCTGGTGGTCTGGAAGGTCGGCTTCCTGAAGATGGAAACCGGCTTCGGCCTCGCCGGCCTCGCGATCGGGGTGTTCGCCGTCGCGGTGTTCTTCCTGCACCCCGACTGGTCCTCCCTCGGCGCGCAGATCGCCGGGTTCGCGCCGCCGCCGGACCAGGCGTTGCCGACCTACGCCTACCACGCGGTGGCGCTGTTCGCGTCCGCGATGACACCGTACGAGGTGTTCTTCTTTTCCTCCGGTGGCGTCGAAGAAGGCTGGACCGTCAAGGACCTTCCCGTGCAGCGCGCCAACGTGCTGCTCGGCTTCCCGCTCGGCGGCCTGCTGGCGCTGGCCGTGATGGCCTGCGCCGCGGTGGTCTTGTTCCCGGCCGGGGTCGACGTCAGTCAGGTCAGCCAGATCGTGCTGCCGGTGACACTCGCGCTGGGGACCGCGGGGCTGGTGATCGTCCTGATCGGCATCTTCGCCGCCACTTTCGGCGCGGCGCTGGAGACCGGGCTGTCGTCCGGGTACATGCTGGCGCAGTACTTCGGCTGGGACTGGGGCAAGCGCCGCCGGCCCCGCAACGCCGCCCGGTTCCACGTCACGGTGGGTGCCGGCCTGCTGCTCGCGGTGCTCGTGGTGCAGACCGGGATCGACCCGGTCGAGCTGACCGAGGTTTCCCTGATCTTCTCCGCCGTCACGCTGCCGCTGACCTACCTGCCGGTCCTCATCGTCGCCAACGACCGCGAGTACCTCGGCGAGCAAGCCAACCGCCACTTCAGCAACATCCTCGGCATCGGCATGCTCGTCGTCATCGCCGTCGCCGCACTCGCGGCGATCCCGCTGATGATCTTCACCGGAGTCGGCCAATGA
- a CDS encoding STAS domain-containing protein, with protein sequence MPSPPPLNLTITATAEHTLLTVAGELDTATVGRFSARVDEELHLGPVALIIDLTGTSFCAASALRALLRAVARGRATGVHIAIVADHSAVVRPVRALGLSLPLHRRLPDALDWLNIVSHLSTVVR encoded by the coding sequence GTGCCCAGCCCGCCACCGCTGAACCTGACGATCACCGCGACCGCCGAGCACACCCTGCTGACCGTGGCCGGCGAACTGGACACCGCCACCGTCGGCCGGTTCTCGGCCCGCGTCGACGAGGAACTCCACCTCGGCCCGGTGGCCCTGATCATCGACCTCACCGGCACGTCGTTCTGCGCGGCCAGCGCCCTTCGCGCACTGCTGCGCGCAGTCGCCCGCGGCCGCGCCACCGGCGTGCACATCGCGATCGTCGCCGACCACAGCGCGGTGGTCCGCCCGGTCCGGGCACTGGGCCTGAGTTTGCCGCTCCACCGTCGCTTGCCGGACGCACTGGACTGGCTCAACATCGTCAGCCACTTGTCCACAGTTGTGCGTTGA
- a CDS encoding phage tail protein yields the protein MTSATTQAQVISAARFYLSFTNLGTIAFSELQGITSKVGSQEYIYNDDKGNTVHTKQFGKTEPPTVTLKRGLDAAGNAKLMAWHALARSGDSTARGDGTLTIMDAQGKGQIVYTLHHAWCSELVVSGMKAGDSAVATIECKVTCESIAVNPPATS from the coding sequence ATGACGTCCGCGACCACCCAGGCGCAGGTGATCTCCGCCGCCAGGTTCTACCTGAGCTTCACCAATCTCGGCACGATCGCGTTCTCCGAATTGCAGGGCATCACGTCGAAGGTGGGCTCACAGGAGTACATCTACAATGACGACAAGGGCAACACCGTCCACACCAAGCAGTTCGGCAAGACCGAGCCGCCGACGGTCACCCTCAAGCGCGGTCTGGACGCGGCCGGCAACGCCAAGCTGATGGCCTGGCACGCGCTGGCGCGCAGCGGCGATTCCACCGCCCGCGGTGACGGCACACTGACCATCATGGACGCCCAGGGGAAGGGACAGATCGTTTACACCCTGCACCACGCCTGGTGCTCGGAACTCGTGGTCAGCGGCATGAAGGCCGGTGACTCGGCAGTGGCCACCATCGAGTGCAAGGTCACTTGCGAGAGCATCGCGGTCAACCCGCCGGCCACCAGCTGA
- a CDS encoding SDR family NAD(P)-dependent oxidoreductase, which translates to MTVTLITGANKGIGFETAKQLLAHGHDVYLGARDVERGAKAAADLGARFVQLDVTDDASVRDALAAVGAAEGRLDVLVHNAGILAGEALDGPTALRAFDTNAVGIVRVTEAALPWLRKSPDPTVVTVSSSAGSFWAVNNPDRPEYQLPLALYSASKAAATMLTVQYAKAHPDIRFNAVEPGTTATDLTAAFGIGRSPEESARTVVRLATLGADGPTGTFQDENGELPW; encoded by the coding sequence ATGACCGTCACCCTGATCACCGGAGCCAACAAGGGCATCGGGTTCGAGACCGCGAAACAACTCCTGGCGCACGGACACGACGTCTACCTCGGCGCCCGTGACGTCGAGCGAGGCGCGAAGGCCGCCGCCGACCTCGGCGCGCGATTCGTGCAACTCGACGTGACCGACGACGCCTCGGTACGCGACGCGCTGGCCGCAGTCGGTGCGGCCGAAGGCCGGCTCGACGTCTTGGTGCACAACGCCGGCATCCTCGCCGGCGAAGCGCTCGACGGCCCCACCGCCCTGCGCGCATTCGACACCAACGCCGTCGGGATCGTGCGCGTCACCGAAGCCGCACTCCCCTGGCTGCGCAAATCGCCCGACCCCACCGTGGTCACGGTTTCCAGCAGCGCCGGATCCTTCTGGGCGGTGAACAACCCCGACCGGCCGGAATACCAGCTGCCGCTGGCCCTCTACTCCGCCTCCAAGGCCGCGGCCACCATGCTGACCGTCCAGTACGCCAAGGCCCACCCGGACATCAGGTTCAACGCCGTCGAGCCCGGCACCACCGCCACCGACCTGACCGCGGCCTTCGGCATCGGGCGCTCCCCGGAAGAGAGCGCCCGGACTGTCGTGCGGCTGGCCACCCTCGGCGCGGACGGCCCCACCGGCACCTTCCAGGACGAAAACGGGGAGCTGCCCTGGTAG
- a CDS encoding phage tail protein: protein MVEVGKLNAKLSEFLFDQVAMTHRFVVQIDMDEYDLGTWTKVAGLQVTWSKHKYRPGDNNDELIFPGDVEYPTIKLSRAASSKSATVQKWLKRTSRSHTVLSGGIHMLDYLGIPVITWELKRFFPVGWSISDFDSTSGKPAIETLELAHTGFLDDEAGL, encoded by the coding sequence ATGGTAGAGGTGGGCAAACTCAACGCCAAGCTGTCGGAGTTCCTCTTCGACCAGGTGGCCATGACGCACCGGTTCGTGGTGCAGATCGACATGGACGAGTACGACCTCGGGACCTGGACCAAGGTGGCCGGGCTGCAGGTCACCTGGAGCAAGCACAAGTACCGCCCGGGGGACAACAACGACGAGCTGATCTTTCCTGGCGACGTCGAGTATCCGACGATCAAGCTCAGCCGCGCGGCCAGCTCCAAGTCGGCCACCGTGCAGAAATGGCTGAAGCGGACGTCACGCAGTCACACGGTGCTCAGTGGTGGCATCCACATGCTCGACTATCTCGGCATTCCGGTGATCACCTGGGAGCTCAAGCGGTTTTTTCCCGTAGGCTGGTCCATTTCGGACTTCGACTCGACCAGTGGCAAACCGGCGATCGAGACGCTGGAGCTGGCCCACACCGGGTTCCTGGACGACGAGGCAGGGTTGTGA
- a CDS encoding phage tail sheath family protein produces MPNYLSPGVYTEEVSSGSKPIEGVGTAVAGFVGFAERGPVDEPVLVTNWTQFTQTFGGFVDGGYLAHSVYGFFLNGGGAAYVVRIGGDGDASAEGNGQPRLEAGRSAAAELAGTGGRPLIVRAREPGPAGNKVVVDVQDASEPGEDTFKLVVRAHGVEEVYDNVTVRRGPANVATAVRQSQLITIEETKGGALAVPAKGAAVTLSGGEAAEPMRVGPNDYVGDAGDRTGFAGLEAIDDITMLCVPDLMSAYQRGILDAEGVKAVQLAMIAHCELMSDRVAILDPLPDLKPQRLKDWRMNEAGYDSKYATLYWPWLTIMGHDGRPMAVPPCGHVAGVWARNDDTRGVHKAPANEVLRGVIDLPSGLTRREHDTLNPVGVNCIRSFPGQGIRIWGARTLSSDPEWRYLNVRRLFNYVEKSILSGTNWVVFEPNDQYLWSAVNRTINMFLRRVWRSGALFGDTPEQAFYVKCDAENNPPENRDAGVLTVDIGIAPVKPAEFVVFRLSQYSEGTALQE; encoded by the coding sequence ATGCCCAACTACCTGTCGCCTGGCGTCTACACCGAAGAGGTGTCCTCCGGCTCGAAGCCGATCGAGGGCGTGGGCACCGCGGTCGCCGGGTTCGTCGGGTTCGCCGAGCGGGGACCGGTCGACGAGCCGGTGCTGGTCACCAACTGGACGCAGTTCACCCAGACGTTCGGCGGCTTCGTCGACGGCGGTTACCTCGCGCACTCAGTGTATGGCTTCTTCCTGAACGGAGGCGGCGCGGCCTACGTGGTCCGCATCGGCGGGGACGGCGACGCCTCGGCGGAGGGCAACGGACAGCCGCGGCTGGAGGCCGGGCGCTCCGCCGCCGCAGAGCTCGCCGGCACCGGTGGGCGGCCGTTGATCGTGCGGGCCCGTGAGCCCGGGCCGGCCGGCAACAAGGTGGTCGTCGACGTGCAGGACGCCTCCGAGCCGGGGGAGGACACCTTCAAGCTCGTGGTGCGCGCGCACGGGGTGGAGGAGGTCTACGACAACGTCACCGTGCGGCGCGGGCCGGCCAACGTGGCCACCGCCGTCCGCCAGTCCCAGTTGATCACCATCGAGGAGACGAAGGGGGGTGCGCTGGCGGTGCCGGCGAAGGGCGCCGCGGTGACGCTCAGCGGCGGCGAGGCGGCCGAGCCAATGCGCGTCGGCCCCAACGACTACGTGGGCGACGCCGGGGACCGCACCGGATTCGCCGGACTCGAGGCGATCGACGACATCACCATGCTGTGCGTGCCCGACCTGATGAGCGCCTACCAGCGCGGCATCCTCGACGCCGAAGGGGTCAAGGCGGTGCAGCTGGCCATGATCGCGCACTGCGAGCTGATGTCGGACCGGGTGGCCATCCTGGACCCGCTGCCGGACCTGAAGCCGCAGCGGCTCAAGGACTGGCGGATGAACGAAGCCGGCTACGACTCCAAGTACGCCACGCTGTACTGGCCGTGGCTGACCATCATGGGGCACGACGGACGGCCGATGGCGGTGCCGCCGTGCGGGCACGTGGCCGGTGTGTGGGCCCGCAACGACGACACCCGGGGGGTGCACAAGGCCCCCGCCAACGAGGTGCTGCGCGGGGTGATCGACCTGCCGTCCGGGCTGACCCGCCGGGAGCACGACACGCTGAACCCGGTCGGTGTCAACTGCATCCGGTCGTTCCCGGGCCAGGGCATCCGGATCTGGGGCGCGCGCACGCTGTCCAGCGATCCGGAATGGCGGTACCTGAATGTGCGGCGGTTGTTCAACTACGTCGAGAAGTCGATTCTCAGCGGCACGAACTGGGTGGTCTTCGAACCGAACGACCAATACCTGTGGAGTGCGGTCAACCGGACGATCAACATGTTCCTGCGCCGGGTGTGGCGCAGCGGCGCGCTGTTCGGCGACACTCCCGAGCAGGCGTTCTATGTCAAGTGCGACGCGGAGAACAACCCGCCGGAGAACCGGGACGCCGGCGTGCTCACCGTGGACATCGGCATCGCTCCGGTGAAACCGGCCGAGTTCGTGGTGTTCCGGCTGTCCCAGTATTCCGAGGGCACCGCGCTGCAGGAGTGA
- a CDS encoding phage tail assembly protein: MFPVDTSFATTPEPMTTGAGLRTEFPFVLPRGFVDEHGRVHREGAMRLSTARDEISTQIDPRVRQNPAYLTVLLLERTMVRLGSLPVVDALVIEGLFSSDLAFLQDLYRRINQEGHTEAEVACPACGHEFAVDIAGDGLGES; this comes from the coding sequence ATGTTTCCCGTCGATACCTCGTTTGCCACGACACCGGAGCCGATGACCACCGGCGCCGGTCTGCGTACCGAGTTCCCGTTCGTGCTGCCCCGCGGCTTCGTCGACGAGCACGGTCGCGTGCACCGCGAGGGTGCCATGCGGCTGTCCACGGCACGGGACGAGATCAGCACGCAGATCGATCCGCGGGTACGGCAGAACCCCGCGTACCTGACGGTCCTGCTGCTGGAACGCACGATGGTCCGGCTGGGCAGTCTGCCGGTGGTGGATGCTCTGGTGATCGAGGGGTTGTTCTCCTCGGATCTGGCTTTCCTTCAGGACCTGTACCGGCGGATCAACCAGGAAGGTCACACCGAGGCCGAGGTCGCCTGCCCGGCCTGCGGCCACGAGTTCGCGGTGGACATCGCCGGTGATGGCCTGGGGGAATCCTGA
- a CDS encoding phage tail protein produces MAEQYVSAARFVITCEGWAVGLGFSEMSGFNSTVEHQEYSYNGRIGNVHTKQFGRPKPPSVTLKRALDAAGFGQLFAWHALARANSPLAKVPATFTIMDAAGTVTANVLLENAWCAKLELDPATAGSSNVVMMKTTIECDAVLLI; encoded by the coding sequence ATGGCAGAGCAGTACGTCAGTGCCGCGCGGTTCGTGATCACCTGCGAAGGCTGGGCGGTCGGGCTGGGATTCTCCGAGATGTCGGGGTTCAACTCGACCGTCGAGCATCAGGAGTATTCCTACAACGGCAGGATCGGAAACGTCCACACCAAACAGTTCGGTCGGCCGAAACCGCCGTCCGTCACATTGAAAAGAGCGTTGGACGCGGCTGGGTTCGGCCAGCTGTTCGCATGGCACGCACTGGCCAGAGCGAACAGTCCACTGGCGAAGGTGCCGGCCACCTTCACCATCATGGACGCCGCCGGCACGGTCACCGCCAACGTGCTCCTGGAAAACGCCTGGTGCGCGAAGTTGGAGCTTGATCCGGCGACCGCCGGCTCGTCCAACGTGGTGATGATGAAGACGACGATCGAATGCGATGCGGTCTTGCTGATTTGA
- a CDS encoding TetR/AcrR family transcriptional regulator, whose translation MATKQPRPAGRPRGFDPDEALERALLVFWEHGYEGASLATLTDAMGISTTSMYATFGNKEELFRKALERYTEGPSAYFARALEKPTALEVVTALVAGTIRTTTQPSGPHGCLGVQGALATGDSSRAARDLLVSWRDDGYSALRARFERAVDDGDLPSDADPAVLARYVTALGYGIAVQAAGGVGREELQQMADAALRGWPLT comes from the coding sequence GTGGCTACCAAACAGCCCCGTCCCGCCGGGCGGCCGCGGGGGTTCGATCCCGACGAGGCGCTCGAGCGCGCGCTGCTGGTGTTCTGGGAGCACGGCTACGAGGGAGCCAGCCTGGCCACCCTGACCGACGCGATGGGCATCTCGACCACCAGCATGTACGCGACCTTCGGCAACAAGGAAGAGCTGTTCCGCAAGGCCCTGGAGCGCTACACCGAAGGGCCGAGCGCCTATTTCGCCCGCGCCCTGGAAAAGCCCACCGCGCTGGAAGTCGTCACCGCACTCGTCGCGGGCACGATCCGGACGACCACCCAGCCCTCCGGACCGCACGGGTGCCTGGGCGTCCAGGGCGCCCTGGCCACCGGCGACTCCAGCCGGGCGGCTCGTGACCTGCTCGTCAGCTGGCGTGACGACGGCTACTCCGCCCTGCGCGCCCGGTTCGAGCGAGCCGTCGACGACGGCGACCTGCCGTCCGACGCCGACCCCGCCGTGCTCGCCCGGTACGTCACCGCACTGGGCTATGGCATCGCCGTGCAGGCCGCCGGAGGTGTCGGCCGCGAGGAACTCCAGCAGATGGCCGACGCCGCCCTGCGCGGCTGGCCGCTCACGTAA
- a CDS encoding class II glutamine amidotransferase: MCRLFGLSAAPHRVHATFWLLEAPDSLAEQSRREPDGTGLGTFDADGTPRVRKQPLAAYEDEDFAREAKQCDSTTFLAHIRYASTGGVDPRNTHPFSQDGRLFAHNGVLGDLHLLEEELGEYRELVSGDTDSERFFALVTKYVDARGGDVGAGLTAAARWAAEHLPIYALNVIVTTPGELWALRYPDTHDLYVLHRAPGGPHGDRHLEHASAAGRIRARSGQLADHPAVVVASERMDEDPGWRNLEPGQLLHVDGDLVATRRQILDRPPRQALRLEDLGGRAAASQTGK, encoded by the coding sequence GTGTGCCGTCTGTTCGGGCTTTCCGCCGCGCCACACCGCGTTCACGCGACCTTCTGGCTGCTGGAGGCTCCGGACAGCCTCGCCGAGCAGAGCCGCCGCGAACCTGACGGGACGGGTCTGGGCACGTTCGACGCCGACGGCACTCCCCGAGTCCGCAAGCAGCCACTGGCCGCCTACGAAGACGAGGACTTCGCCCGGGAAGCCAAGCAGTGCGACTCCACGACCTTCCTGGCGCACATCCGTTACGCGTCCACCGGGGGCGTCGACCCGCGCAACACCCATCCGTTCAGCCAGGACGGGCGGCTGTTCGCCCACAACGGCGTGCTCGGCGACCTGCACCTGCTGGAAGAGGAGCTGGGCGAGTACCGCGAGCTGGTGTCCGGGGACACCGATTCGGAGCGGTTTTTCGCTCTGGTCACCAAGTACGTCGACGCCCGCGGCGGTGACGTCGGCGCCGGCCTCACCGCCGCCGCGCGGTGGGCTGCCGAGCACCTGCCGATCTACGCCCTCAACGTCATCGTCACCACACCCGGCGAGCTGTGGGCACTGCGCTATCCCGACACCCACGATTTGTACGTCCTGCATCGCGCGCCCGGCGGCCCCCACGGCGACCGGCACCTCGAACACGCCAGTGCCGCCGGACGTATCCGGGCGCGCTCCGGTCAGCTGGCCGATCACCCGGCCGTCGTCGTGGCCAGCGAGCGCATGGACGAAGACCCCGGCTGGCGCAATCTCGAACCCGGGCAGCTGCTGCACGTCGACGGCGACCTGGTCGCGACCCGCCGGCAGATCCTCGACCGGCCACCACGGCAGGCACTGCGGCTGGAAGACCTCGGCGGCCGGGCCGCCGCTTCGCAAACCGGCAAGTAG
- a CDS encoding DUF6760 family protein, which yields MWEEITYLAYYLHWSFGELADLDHHSRTRVITEVGRVNEQLNAGDSPPARSDPT from the coding sequence CTGTGGGAGGAGATCACGTACCTCGCTTACTACCTGCACTGGTCGTTCGGTGAGCTGGCCGACCTCGACCACCACTCCCGCACCCGGGTGATCACCGAAGTTGGCCGGGTCAACGAGCAGCTCAACGCCGGTGACAGCCCGCCGGCCAGATCCGACCCAACCTAG
- a CDS encoding DUF6098 family protein yields the protein MRLWLARRLYDYQHLRDLRGPDVRPWVLRGRLIARGPDNEPLVRCERPLAWVADEVLHEARKLVDEQGSGEWGPMDRR from the coding sequence GTGCGGTTGTGGCTCGCCCGTCGTCTCTACGACTACCAGCACCTGCGGGACCTTCGCGGTCCGGACGTTCGCCCGTGGGTCCTCCGCGGCCGGCTGATCGCGCGCGGGCCGGACAACGAGCCGCTGGTGCGGTGCGAGCGTCCGCTGGCGTGGGTCGCCGACGAGGTGTTGCACGAGGCTCGCAAGCTCGTCGACGAGCAGGGATCGGGCGAGTGGGGACCGATGGACCGGCGCTGA
- a CDS encoding eCIS core domain-containing protein, with protein MVTVRSEAPIESPGSFVVTEPAEPSAESVRAVWSVGGQVAEAITTAPDEPDAVEDFPVPAQPRLLPTLPVSVPVAPLTEASPEYVSEPVEPQTPFRGVTEFDRLAAQYEQLDVAAAMSLLGGGLGDLGGLSGGLASVAEPAPVPTAEPPTETAGRPAHRRPNLAESRRRGINVASIESDEPYASDVDDAPVPPAAAAPPEPMLLAPAPAPAAVAPEPVWRRETPPAGPGPAEPTESPTTAVSSAVAAAEAPSMLGPDSTAFPRVSVPPEPDPSEASAAPDVKLPRGVPAQPRTTLAPLWPRPAHRRTAPASVPPRTPEPTGDGSTESAIAERVADASDVSAEPSTTEEPAPRAPIPEPPAPAGPVYRAVLDERMAPPPPADSTALPDTVIVPVPGELVTLFSRELGVDVSSVPVHRGRAVAARARQLDARAYAQAGQVFLPHHAGDVAEPPVRALLAHELTHAVQQRILGDTQPTPESAEGRELEAAAGLVEHWVAGSGPRPPALLHRNASSRLDPGRPDPGRPPGSIVQSAEAAVAVPAEPPPAEPPAPAGALAPVSWSWETGFTGGPPAGGPPPVPGGLAPGGLLPGGPMPATEPDTAVATAFEQLADLRASVIELRNREPEPRPVIDLNDLASRLYQHIRSRLRAELIIDRERAGMLADLR; from the coding sequence GTGGTCACTGTGCGATCGGAGGCACCGATCGAGTCACCCGGGTCGTTCGTGGTGACCGAGCCGGCCGAGCCGTCGGCCGAATCGGTGCGTGCGGTCTGGTCGGTCGGCGGACAGGTCGCGGAAGCCATCACCACCGCGCCGGACGAGCCCGACGCGGTCGAAGACTTTCCCGTGCCGGCGCAGCCGCGGCTGCTGCCCACGCTGCCCGTATCCGTGCCGGTCGCGCCGCTCACCGAGGCGAGCCCGGAGTATGTGTCCGAGCCGGTCGAGCCACAGACGCCGTTCCGGGGGGTCACCGAGTTCGACCGGCTGGCCGCGCAGTACGAGCAGCTCGACGTAGCCGCGGCGATGAGCCTGCTGGGGGGCGGTTTGGGCGACCTCGGCGGCCTGAGCGGCGGGTTGGCCTCGGTGGCCGAGCCCGCGCCGGTGCCGACGGCCGAGCCACCCACCGAGACGGCCGGGCGACCGGCGCACCGGCGGCCGAACCTGGCCGAGAGCCGACGGCGCGGAATCAACGTGGCGAGCATCGAATCGGATGAGCCCTACGCGTCCGACGTAGATGATGCGCCGGTGCCGCCGGCCGCCGCTGCGCCACCTGAACCGATGCTGCTCGCGCCGGCACCCGCCCCCGCGGCGGTGGCGCCCGAGCCGGTGTGGCGCCGGGAAACCCCGCCGGCCGGGCCGGGTCCGGCCGAACCCACGGAGTCGCCGACCACGGCGGTATCGAGCGCGGTGGCAGCGGCCGAGGCGCCGAGCATGCTCGGTCCCGATTCCACGGCGTTTCCCCGAGTATCCGTCCCGCCGGAACCCGACCCGTCTGAAGCCTCCGCCGCACCCGACGTCAAGCTGCCCCGAGGCGTCCCGGCACAACCGCGAACCACGCTGGCGCCGCTGTGGCCCCGGCCGGCACACCGCCGAACCGCGCCCGCTTCGGTACCACCGCGCACCCCGGAACCGACCGGCGACGGCAGCACGGAAAGCGCCATCGCGGAGCGCGTGGCGGACGCGTCGGACGTCTCGGCGGAACCGTCCACCACGGAAGAGCCAGCGCCTCGGGCGCCAATCCCCGAGCCGCCGGCGCCGGCCGGGCCGGTGTACCGGGCGGTACTCGACGAGCGGATGGCACCACCGCCACCAGCCGACAGCACCGCCCTGCCGGACACGGTGATCGTGCCGGTGCCGGGCGAGCTGGTCACGTTGTTCTCCCGCGAGCTCGGGGTGGACGTCAGCTCGGTGCCGGTACACCGCGGTCGAGCCGTCGCGGCACGGGCGCGGCAGCTGGATGCGCGGGCCTACGCCCAGGCCGGCCAGGTATTCCTTCCGCACCACGCCGGCGACGTGGCCGAGCCACCGGTGCGCGCGCTGCTCGCCCACGAACTCACCCACGCGGTCCAGCAGCGGATCCTCGGCGACACCCAGCCCACGCCGGAGTCTGCCGAGGGGCGGGAGCTGGAAGCCGCGGCGGGCCTTGTCGAACACTGGGTGGCCGGAAGCGGCCCGCGCCCGCCGGCCCTGCTGCACCGCAACGCTTCGAGCAGGCTGGACCCGGGGCGCCCGGACCCGGGACGGCCGCCCGGCTCGATCGTCCAGTCCGCCGAGGCGGCTGTCGCCGTACCGGCGGAACCGCCGCCGGCCGAGCCACCAGCGCCGGCCGGGGCGCTCGCCCCCGTCTCCTGGTCGTGGGAGACGGGGTTCACTGGGGGGCCACCGGCCGGCGGCCCCCCGCCGGTGCCGGGTGGACTGGCGCCCGGTGGACTGCTGCCGGGTGGCCCGATGCCGGCGACCGAGCCGGACACGGCGGTGGCGACGGCCTTCGAGCAGCTCGCCGATCTGCGTGCCTCGGTGATCGAGCTGCGCAACCGGGAGCCGGAACCGCGCCCGGTGATCGACCTCAATGACCTCGCCAGCCGACTCTACCAGCACATCCGGTCCCGGCTGCGCGCGGAACTGATCATCGACCGGGAACGCGCGGGAATGCTGGCGGATCTGCGATGA